A stretch of DNA from Microbacterium croceum:
CGGACCGCTCTCGCCACTCGCCCTCGAGGAGGCCGTAGATCAGGAGCGTCGTCCACTCCTGCTTGAACCACTCGCTCTCGACGAGACGCGCCTCGCGGCGGAAGCCCAACCGCTCCACGACGCGTGCTGACGCGGCGTTGCGCTCATCGATCCGCGCCGCGATCCGATGCAGTCCGAGCCCGTCGAAGCCGAGCGCGAGCAGCGCGTCGACCGCCTCCGTGGCGTAACCGCGCCCCGAGAACCGGGGGTCGAAGATATAGCCGACCTCGCCCGCGCGATCGGTCTCGCTGCGCCAGAACAACACGACGTCGCCGACGAGCGCACCGCTCTCGCGCTCCTCCACCGCGAGGCAGATCCCGTCGCCCTCCGCCGTGAAGACGGTGCGCGACCAGGTCGTCGCGATGCGCTGCTCGACCTCGCCGAGCGTCAGCGGGGCATAGGGCACGTAGCGCACCGCATCCGGATCCGACTTGTACGCGTGCATCGCGACCGCGTCGTCGGCCGCGATCGGTCGCAGCAGCAGCCGTGCGGTCGGGATCGGGTACTCGGGGGCGAGTCCCCCATTCTGCAACGGCGTCTGATCCACCACGCGCGATCCCCTCAGAAGACTCACTTCTCGACGTTCGGATCATAGGGCACGCCTGTCGCGCGGCAGGTACCGTGGGTCGCATGGAGTGGATCGCGAACCCCAGCGTCGGCGAATGGCTGCGCGAGCAGCTCGATGAGGACTACGGGACCATGCATGGCGTCGTCCCGCACGGATACCCGGCGTACGCCCGGGTGTTCCACCCCGCTGTGGTGCGATCCCTGCCCGACCGCGCGGTCCCGACCCACCAGGAATGGGAGCGCCTGGCTCCGGACGAGCAGGCTCGGCTCGTCGGCCTCTTCGTCGACGAGCCCACCACCTGGGCGGAGACCGCCGCTGCGTTCGGCACGACGCTGCATCCGCTGGCGCAGTGGCAGCGACTCGTGCGGACACCTCCCGAGGAGGACTGGCGGACGCGCGTCGCCCCTGACGGCCGCGAGTTCACGGCCCCGATCGATGGTGAGCTCGACGTCGACGCCCTGGCCGCCGTCGCCACGCACCTGGTCACCCATACGCACACCCCGGATGCCGGCTACGCCGCGCTGTGGGAGGGTACCGGCGGGCTCGTCGGCTACCTGGGCGAATCGCCCTCGCGCGCCTTCTTCATCGTCGGCGAAGATCCGAACCACGAGGCGATGCTGAACCGCAGCACGCACGACCCGTTCAACAACGTGTTCCGCAAGCCGTCGTGGCAGGAGGGCATCCTGTCGCGCGAGATCTCCGAGGGCCCACGACTTCAACTGCCCGGTCGCGACCACGTGCTCTTCTCCGTGCCGCCGCGCCTCTTCGCAGATCCGGAATGGGTGCTCGACGTGCCGTGGCGCGACCGCATCGCCGAAGAGCACGGGTTCCAGGCCTCTGCGCAGGGCCCCAGCATCATCTGGCCGGAGGATCGGTCGTGGGTCGTGGTGACCGAGGTCGACTTCGATTCGACCGTGGTGGCCGGATCCGCCGAACTCATCCGCGCCATCTGCGCCGACGAACGCCTGGAGGCCCTGCCGATCGCCGAGGGCGCCGACCTGGGCTGGCACGGCGACGAGGTCAATCGGTGAGCGCTCCGCAGTCTCCGCTCACCTTCGACGCCGCACCCCTCACCGACCCTGTCGATCCGGCAGCCGTCCGCGCATTCGCCGCTGAGGTGCGGGCGCGCGGAGCGCAGGGGCCGGCGATCTCGACCATCATCGGCATCGTCGTCGCGGTCGTCGTGACACTCGTGCTGGTGCCGACCGTGGTCACGGTCATCGTCAGTCTCGCCGCGGCCAGCGGCTCCCCCGCGGCTGCCGCGATCCCCCTGCTGCTCATCGGCCTGGTGCTGGCCGCGATCGCGATCATGATCTGGCTGGGTTGGCGCAACGGACGCGACACCCGCTATCGGCTCGACCGGTTCGCACGGGCGAACGGGATGTCGTACGAGGCTCGCGTCGCCGACCCGCCGCTGCCGGGCATGATCTTCAGCCTGGGACGCTCGCGTCTGGCGACAGACCTGGTGCGGGGTTCGACGCCTCGCTTCGTCGAGTTCGGCAACTATCAGTACACGGTGCAGAGGGGGAAGAACTCCACCACGTACCGATGGGGCTACGTGGCGGTGAAGCTCGACGTGCCGCTGCCGAACATCGTGCTCGACGCCAAGGGCAACAACGGCTTCGGATCGAACCTGCCGGCCTCGTTCCAGAAGGAGCAGCGACTGTCGCTCGAGGGCGACTTCGACCAGCACTTCACGCTGTACTGCCCGGCGGGCTATGAGCGCGACGCGCTGTACCTGTTCACGCCTGACATCATGGCCCGCTTCATCGACAACGCCGCACAGCTCGACGTCGAGATCGTCGACGACTGGCTCTTCCTGTACACGCAGCGCAAGGTGTCGACGCTCGATCCGGCGACGTGGGCGTGGCTGTTCGGTGCCGTCGGGGCGCTGCTCACGAAGTTCGACCAGTGGGCGCGGTGGCGCGATGAGCGGCTGCTCGCCGAGCACGCGGAATCCGCGGCGTCACGACCAGCAGCGTCATCCGATGCCGCCCTGCCCTTCGCTCCGCCTGCGGGCCTGCTCACTCCGCCACCCGGTGTCGCACCGCAGGGCCGTCGGCTCAAGCGCAGCGGAACGTGGCTGCCGATCGTCGTCCTGATCGCGTTCGGCGTGTTCTGGCTCTGGAGCCGACTGAACTAGAGGGAGCGCTCCCATCTATGTGGGGGTGGGTGCCGTTTGGGGAACAGCCGCCCACCCCATCCCCCCTCGGGATCAGAAGAAGAACTGGGGATCCTCCTCCTGCATGATGACGGCGTAGCCGTCGCGCCCGCGGTCAGCTGGGGACTGACGATGCTCGGCGCTCAGGAGAATGGTATACCGGATGACGTTGCAATGTCTTGCGTTCATTCAGGCGCATGGTCCCTGTCCCTACCGGAGGTAGGCGACCGAGCCAGCGCAGGAGCCTCCTGCTCGGATCGACCTACGCAGGCAGATCCTCCTACGTCCGGTCTCAGGTCCCGAGCGACGTGAGCCCTTAGTACTCCGGTTCCGCTCCAGCACGATGGAGTCCAGATCACCGCCCCTAGTTGTGATGTCCAGGGACGTTGTTGGCCGGTCGCTGTCGCGGCGAAGATGTTCATGACCTCACCGCCCACAGCACGGAAATGGGCTGCACGGTTCCGGGTCGAAGGGCCTGCGGGGATGACCGACAGGTCCAGTCGGCCGCGGTCGATGCCGACCAAGACGTCGCCGACGATGGTCAAACGGATCGTGAAGGCACGCTGGCGGCGACGGCTCGGGCCGATGCAGATCGCCGGAGAGCTGGGCATCCCCGCCTCGACCATCCACGCCGTGCTCGTGCGGTGCCGGATCAACCGGCTCAGCCACATCGATCGGGTCACGGGAGAACCCATCAGACGATACGAGCACGACCATCCCGGGTCGCTGATCCATGTCGATATCACCAAATTCGGCAACATCCCAGACGGCGGCGGGTGGCGGTTTGTCGGCAGACAGCAGGGCGATCGGAACCGGGAGGCGACGGCGAAGCGGACCGGGCAGCGGCACGCCCACTACAAACCCAACGTTGGCACTGCGTTCGTTCACACCGTCATCGACGACCACTCCCGCGTCGCCTACGCCGAGATCTGCATGGACGAGAAAGCGGTCACCGCGATCGGAGTCCTCGAACGCGCAACCGCCTGGTTCGCCGACCACGGCGTCACAGTCGAACGCGTCCTCTCCGGCAACGGCTCCGCCTACAAGTCCTACGCCTGGCGAGACGCTTGCGCGGCGCTCGGGATCCGGCACAAACGCACGCGCCCCTACCGTCCACAGACGAACGGCAAAATCGAACGCTTCCACCGCACTCTCGCCGATGGCTGGGCCTACGCCCGCTTCTATGGATCCGAGGCCGAACGTCGAGCCGCGCTACCCGGCTGGATGCACTTCTACAATCATCACAGGCACCACTCCGCAATCGGAGCCCCGCCCATCAGCAGGATCGAGAACAACCTGCCTGGACATCACACCTAGTGCATGTCTGATAATTGCTGGGTCCACGCGATTGCTGCATGGATGAGGACTGCGGCGCGGTAGACGATCGCGCGCTTGTCGTAGCGGGTGGCGAGGCCGCGCCATTGCTTGGTGTGGCAGAACCGGCGCTCGACGACGTTCCGGTTCTTGTAGTCGTTGGCGTCGAGCCTGATCGGTCTGCCGCCGCGTGAGCCGCGCCGTTTGCGATGCCCTTTCTGATCTTTGGGCTCGGGGATGACGGCCTTGATGCCCCGCTCGCGCAGGTGTTTCCGGATCGCGCGTGATGAGTAGGCCTTGTCTCCGCGGACCGCGTCCGGGAGGGTGCGTGGCCGGCATACGTCCCGGCCGACTCGCAACTGTTGCAGGAGTGGCAACAGCATGGGCGAGTCCCCAGCCTGACCCAACGTGATCAGTGTGACCAGCGGGAGCCCGCTGCCGTCGACGAGCTGATGGATCTTCGTCGACAACCCGCCCCGGGAGCGGCCGATCCCGTGATCAAGCGGCTCGACGGCCAGATTCGTGTAGTGCGATCCATCCCCCCGTGGGGCGAGTCGTATTCGTCGCGTGCAGATGCGCCCGGGCGATCGTCGAGTCCACGGACAGTGACCAGTCGATCAGCCCGTCCGCGTCCGCCTGCGCGGCGAGCGTCGCGAGCACCCTGTCCCA
This window harbors:
- a CDS encoding IS5 family transposase (programmed frameshift) → MSRFQLLSDAQWLLIEGMLPSSTGRKGRPFSDARSMVEGIIYRYRCGIAWRDLPSVFGPWQTVWTWHHRMAVEGTWDRVLATLAAQADADGLIDWSLSVDSTIARAHLHATNTTRPTGGGSHYTNLAVEPLDHGIGRSRGGLSTKIHQLVDGSGLPLVTLITLGQAGDSPMLLPLLQQLRVGRDVCRPRTLPDAVRGDKAYSSRAIRKHLRERGIKAVIPEPKDQKGHRKRRGSRGGRPIRLDANDYKNRNVVERRFCHTKQWRGLATRYDKRAIVYRAAVLIHAAIAWTQQLSDMH
- a CDS encoding DUF3137 domain-containing protein, which codes for MSAPQSPLTFDAAPLTDPVDPAAVRAFAAEVRARGAQGPAISTIIGIVVAVVVTLVLVPTVVTVIVSLAAASGSPAAAAIPLLLIGLVLAAIAIMIWLGWRNGRDTRYRLDRFARANGMSYEARVADPPLPGMIFSLGRSRLATDLVRGSTPRFVEFGNYQYTVQRGKNSTTYRWGYVAVKLDVPLPNIVLDAKGNNGFGSNLPASFQKEQRLSLEGDFDQHFTLYCPAGYERDALYLFTPDIMARFIDNAAQLDVEIVDDWLFLYTQRKVSTLDPATWAWLFGAVGALLTKFDQWARWRDERLLAEHAESAASRPAASSDAALPFAPPAGLLTPPPGVAPQGRRLKRSGTWLPIVVLIAFGVFWLWSRLN
- a CDS encoding IS481 family transposase, with amino-acid sequence MTAPSCDVQGRCWPVAVAAKMFMTSPPTARKWAARFRVEGPAGMTDRSSRPRSMPTKTSPTMVKRIVKARWRRRLGPMQIAGELGIPASTIHAVLVRCRINRLSHIDRVTGEPIRRYEHDHPGSLIHVDITKFGNIPDGGGWRFVGRQQGDRNREATAKRTGQRHAHYKPNVGTAFVHTVIDDHSRVAYAEICMDEKAVTAIGVLERATAWFADHGVTVERVLSGNGSAYKSYAWRDACAALGIRHKRTRPYRPQTNGKIERFHRTLADGWAYARFYGSEAERRAALPGWMHFYNHHRHHSAIGAPPISRIENNLPGHHT
- a CDS encoding GNAT family N-acetyltransferase produces the protein MVDQTPLQNGGLAPEYPIPTARLLLRPIAADDAVAMHAYKSDPDAVRYVPYAPLTLGEVEQRIATTWSRTVFTAEGDGICLAVEERESGALVGDVVLFWRSETDRAGEVGYIFDPRFSGRGYATEAVDALLALGFDGLGLHRIAARIDERNAASARVVERLGFRREARLVESEWFKQEWTTLLIYGLLEGEWRERSASVR